Proteins from one Anaerohalosphaeraceae bacterium genomic window:
- a CDS encoding prepilin-type N-terminal cleavage/methylation domain-containing protein: protein MMYRNNPIQRRPQKGFTLIELLVVIAIIALLLSVLIPALSRAKTYAQKTMCANNLKQQSLGTLLYANDNNSSVPIYKSSVTLYWLWDMLFETTNQMSRYAGFDDNKTFFYPANKLKRYDDARFWQFSWLYGSGPYRSPVPLRNEDTLTQSQRLSYYRVLPYIYMFDKFNTEGISTLPANLDNPREQAKWIRKISQVQAASSRIMIMDAVLSDGTSRAGNRFDQLTQGGIDDPQMSDGTLWDNTNHYSRQRNNAGFLPEGANVAYTDGHVDWRRFDRMNPRIQIGMWFWW, encoded by the coding sequence ATGATGTACCGAAACAATCCCATTCAACGTCGGCCCCAAAAGGGATTTACGCTGATTGAACTGCTGGTGGTGATTGCCATTATCGCCCTGCTGCTGAGTGTGCTGATTCCTGCCCTGAGCCGGGCCAAGACCTATGCCCAGAAAACAATGTGTGCCAACAATCTTAAGCAGCAGTCTCTTGGGACGCTTCTGTATGCCAATGACAATAATTCTTCGGTTCCAATTTATAAGAGCTCTGTGACCTTGTACTGGCTATGGGATATGCTGTTTGAGACAACGAATCAGATGTCCCGGTATGCGGGCTTTGATGACAACAAAACGTTTTTTTATCCGGCCAACAAGCTTAAAAGGTACGATGATGCCCGTTTCTGGCAGTTCAGCTGGCTGTATGGAAGCGGCCCTTACCGGAGCCCTGTACCTCTTCGGAATGAAGATACCCTGACTCAATCGCAGCGGCTGAGCTATTATCGGGTGCTTCCTTATATTTATATGTTCGATAAATTCAATACCGAAGGAATTTCCACTTTGCCAGCCAATCTGGATAATCCGAGAGAACAGGCCAAGTGGATTCGGAAGATTTCCCAGGTTCAGGCAGCCAGTTCCCGGATTATGATTATGGATGCCGTGCTCAGTGATGGTACGAGCCGGGCGGGAAATCGGTTTGATCAGCTCACGCAGGGGGGAATTGATGACCCTCAGATGAGTGACGGAACCCTTTGGGATAATACGAATCACTATTCCCGGCAGCGCAACAATGCCGGATTTCTTCCGGAAGGAGCCAATGTTGCCTATACGGATGGGCATGTGGATTGGCGGCGGTTTGACCGGATGAATCCACGGATTCAAATCGGGATGTGGTTCTGGTGGTGA
- a CDS encoding DNA-binding transcriptional regulator — protein sequence MADPFKKVVFLYAPSEDRGLWDGVVEYASVHRRWLLYSPLLLQFETDEEEIYRWLKQIRPDGLIVPNSRKNLGRILRLSIPTILHRNVKPRLPGRPAIVGNGERIGKMAAEHLLKLGFKHFASYICTAHVPMQERAESFAKSIRESGFDIRVLVRPRPSNLTSWNRELLILADWLKSLRKPAAVLAGDDTLAVDILTACRIADLLVPQQIAVLGVNNNRTICETQIPRISSVSLDYRKAGFEAAALLDRMMNGQVLPQDQTVFIEPTAVIPRQSTDFTAIEDYEIAKAMTFLRHHSTGRLQVSDVAAHVHLSVNALQKRFKKAVGCSVAQEIRRVCADRIADLLIHTDLSIEEIALSVGFSNPSHIARFFRKSRGISPLAFCRQYSPRHDR from the coding sequence ATGGCGGACCCTTTTAAGAAGGTTGTATTCTTATACGCTCCGAGCGAAGATCGAGGACTCTGGGACGGGGTCGTTGAATATGCCTCGGTCCATCGGCGATGGCTTCTGTACTCCCCGCTGCTGCTTCAGTTTGAGACCGATGAGGAGGAAATCTATCGATGGCTCAAACAAATTCGTCCCGACGGCCTGATTGTCCCCAATTCCCGAAAAAACCTCGGCAGAATTCTCCGGCTTTCCATCCCGACGATTCTCCATCGAAATGTTAAGCCGCGGCTGCCGGGTCGGCCCGCCATCGTCGGCAACGGAGAGCGCATCGGCAAAATGGCCGCCGAGCATCTCCTGAAGCTCGGGTTTAAGCACTTCGCCTCTTATATCTGCACCGCTCATGTGCCGATGCAGGAGCGGGCTGAAAGCTTCGCCAAATCCATTCGGGAATCCGGCTTTGACATCCGCGTTCTGGTCAGACCCAGACCCAGCAATCTTACCTCCTGGAACAGGGAGCTGCTGATTTTGGCTGACTGGCTGAAATCTCTCCGCAAGCCCGCAGCTGTATTGGCCGGTGACGACACGCTGGCTGTTGATATCTTAACCGCCTGCCGGATTGCTGACCTTCTGGTCCCGCAGCAGATTGCTGTTCTGGGTGTCAACAACAACCGGACAATCTGCGAGACCCAAATCCCCCGCATCTCCAGTGTGTCCCTCGACTACAGAAAGGCGGGGTTTGAAGCCGCCGCTCTTCTGGATCGGATGATGAACGGACAGGTCCTTCCGCAGGACCAAACGGTTTTTATTGAGCCGACTGCCGTCATCCCCCGCCAGTCTACCGACTTTACCGCGATTGAAGATTATGAAATCGCCAAAGCCATGACCTTTCTCCGCCACCATTCAACGGGACGGCTTCAGGTCTCCGATGTAGCCGCCCACGTACACTTGTCTGTAAACGCCCTGCAGAAGCGGTTCAAAAAAGCCGTGGGCTGCTCCGTGGCTCAGGAAATCAGACGGGTCTGTGCCGACCGAATCGCCGACCTGCTGATTCATACCGATTTGTCCATCGAGGAAATCGCCTTGTCGGTCGGCTTTTCAAACCCCAGCCATATCGCCCGATTCTTCCGAAAATCCAGAGGCATCTCTCCCCTGGCGTTCTGCAGACAGTACAGCCCCCGACACGACCGCTGA
- a CDS encoding PEP-CTERM sorting domain-containing protein: MWKKGWSVFVLLSTCLCSISFGAITLRTSPSGDAMYAWNSKYGPYGYTIGTNEMGVGLSMGGSYGNDYTISIFEIPIAALSGQTITSAILEVESLGFDTGYWYGSAGLRWVDTGTMNLTGDVVADNLGPAAAVVSIEYYLFNSGTVEGTPGIKQFDVLNHLLDDLAAGRTYTTFVLCGSRDTGGAIYTAESGRGPQIIAVPEPTSLLLLAFSGLLTAAKKRRTH, from the coding sequence ATGTGGAAAAAAGGGTGGAGTGTCTTTGTGCTTTTATCAACTTGTCTATGCAGTATTTCGTTCGGAGCCATCACCCTTCGCACCTCTCCATCCGGTGATGCGATGTATGCCTGGAACAGCAAATATGGCCCCTACGGCTACACAATCGGAACCAATGAAATGGGCGTTGGCCTGTCTATGGGCGGCAGCTATGGAAACGATTACACCATTTCCATCTTTGAAATTCCGATAGCCGCCTTGTCCGGCCAGACAATCACAAGCGCCATTCTGGAAGTGGAATCATTAGGATTTGATACCGGCTACTGGTATGGTTCGGCTGGACTTCGGTGGGTCGATACAGGCACCATGAACCTGACCGGCGATGTTGTTGCGGATAATCTCGGCCCCGCGGCGGCCGTTGTCTCGATTGAGTATTATCTCTTTAACTCCGGAACGGTGGAAGGAACACCCGGCATCAAACAATTTGACGTGCTGAATCACCTGCTCGACGACCTTGCGGCTGGACGAACTTACACAACGTTTGTTCTGTGCGGTTCTCGAGATACAGGCGGCGCAATTTACACCGCCGAAAGCGGACGCGGACCGCAAATTATCGCGGTTCCTGAACCAACATCGCTTCTGCTGCTTGCTTTCAGCGGTCTTCTGACGGCCGCCAAAAAACGCCGGACGCATTAA
- a CDS encoding dihydrodipicolinate synthase family protein has protein sequence MKNVQETGKLLRGIIPPMVTPLRSRKEIDPDGLTRLVEHILAGGVHGLFVLGTTGEGPYLSSALRADLVRRVCRQVNRRVPVFVGITDTVFSESVALAHTAAECGADAVVTAPPYYLPLGQEELIGYVERLVSQVPLPVVLYNIPLCTKIRIEPQTVRRLGELPGVIGIKDSSADMLYFQKIKQLFSENPDFKILMGTEELLAESLLLGADGGVCGGANLFPRLYVDLYDAAASSDVRKVQELHLLIMKLSTEVYSVGQSSSGILRGIKCALSLMGICSDLPAEPFGCFTEPQREKIRKFLIEWRKVYAFADGR, from the coding sequence ATGAAGAATGTGCAGGAAACAGGGAAGCTCTTAAGGGGAATCATCCCGCCGATGGTGACTCCGCTTCGAAGCCGGAAGGAAATTGACCCGGACGGTCTGACCCGACTGGTTGAACATATCCTGGCAGGCGGTGTGCACGGGCTGTTTGTGCTGGGTACGACCGGGGAAGGGCCCTATCTGTCTTCTGCGCTGCGGGCGGATTTGGTTCGGCGGGTTTGCAGGCAGGTGAACCGGCGTGTTCCGGTTTTCGTGGGCATTACGGATACGGTCTTTTCAGAATCCGTTGCCCTGGCACATACCGCCGCCGAATGCGGTGCCGATGCCGTTGTGACGGCTCCTCCGTATTATCTGCCGCTGGGACAGGAGGAGCTGATTGGGTATGTGGAGCGTCTTGTTTCGCAAGTGCCCCTGCCGGTGGTTCTGTACAATATTCCCCTCTGTACAAAGATAAGAATAGAACCTCAAACCGTGCGCCGACTTGGGGAACTGCCCGGTGTCATCGGCATAAAAGACAGTTCCGCCGATATGCTGTATTTTCAAAAAATAAAACAGCTGTTCAGCGAAAATCCGGATTTCAAAATCCTGATGGGCACTGAGGAGCTGCTGGCGGAATCCCTTCTGCTGGGGGCTGACGGCGGAGTCTGCGGGGGAGCCAACCTGTTTCCCCGGCTGTATGTGGATTTATATGATGCTGCCGCGTCCTCTGATGTCCGGAAGGTTCAGGAACTGCATCTGTTGATTATGAAACTGAGCACGGAGGTTTACAGTGTCGGCCAGTCCAGCTCGGGAATCTTGCGAGGAATCAAATGTGCCTTGAGCCTCATGGGGATTTGCAGCGACCTGCCGGCGGAACCGTTTGGCTGTTTTACGGAGCCCCAGCGGGAGAAGATACGCAAGTTTCTGATTGAATGGCGGAAGGTTTATGCGTTTGCGGACGGCCGCTGA
- a CDS encoding sodium:solute symporter, whose product MGKFSAFDLVVLILYFVGTLGVGVFFYRKSRSTEGFVAGHHSLPGWLTGLSIFATYLSSISFIGIPGKAYADNWSFFTFSLSLPIAVFIAYHYFVPYYRRRAESISAYEELERRFGYWARLYANLCFLTTQIARMGAVLYLTAVPMQILLGWDIKAIIFLLGISVTVYTLMGGITAVIWTDAIQSFILIGGALVCTLVMLFSVSGGPAQLLSTALAEGKFSLGSFGPSLREETFWVVLLFGIVLNLQNFGIDQNYVQRYKSSKNDREAGKSLLLGGLLYIPVSAMFFLIGSLLFAYYKIKAAEIPQAIAAKPDYIFPYYIVQTLPAGLRGLLIAAIFAAAMSTVSTSLNSAATLIMSDFFRRFKADATDRQCLNVLYWATGFFGLVGILAAFVMSRFGEGFKTWQTLAGIFSGGMLGLFLLGLLSRRAGNAAGGIATALGILLILWMTVSKMFPAFFGRFSYSWNDFLIPVIGTAAILLTGLALSRVKGANEKAPCPEGQGA is encoded by the coding sequence ATGGGAAAGTTCAGTGCGTTTGACCTGGTAGTCCTGATTCTTTATTTTGTCGGGACATTGGGCGTCGGTGTTTTCTTTTACCGAAAGAGCCGGTCCACAGAGGGATTTGTGGCCGGGCACCATTCGCTTCCGGGCTGGCTGACCGGCCTGTCTATTTTTGCCACGTATCTGAGCAGCATCAGCTTTATCGGCATTCCCGGCAAGGCGTATGCGGACAACTGGAGTTTTTTTACGTTCAGTCTGTCGCTGCCGATTGCGGTTTTTATTGCTTATCATTATTTCGTTCCCTATTATCGGCGGAGAGCTGAATCCATTTCCGCCTATGAGGAACTGGAGCGGAGGTTCGGCTATTGGGCCCGGCTGTACGCCAATCTCTGCTTTCTGACGACGCAGATTGCCCGGATGGGTGCTGTACTGTACCTGACGGCTGTGCCGATGCAGATTCTGCTCGGATGGGATATCAAAGCGATTATCTTTCTTCTCGGGATTTCCGTGACCGTCTATACGCTGATGGGGGGGATTACGGCGGTGATTTGGACGGATGCAATTCAGAGTTTCATTCTCATCGGCGGGGCTCTGGTCTGCACCCTTGTGATGCTTTTTTCCGTGTCGGGCGGTCCCGCTCAACTGCTGTCAACGGCCCTGGCGGAGGGGAAGTTTTCCCTCGGCAGTTTCGGGCCTTCCCTGCGGGAGGAGACGTTTTGGGTGGTTCTGCTTTTCGGCATTGTGCTGAATCTGCAGAACTTCGGCATCGACCAGAACTATGTCCAGCGGTACAAATCCTCCAAAAACGACCGGGAGGCGGGCAAGAGTCTGCTGCTGGGCGGCCTGCTGTATATTCCGGTATCGGCAATGTTTTTTCTGATTGGCTCGCTCCTGTTTGCCTACTATAAGATCAAGGCCGCAGAGATTCCGCAGGCCATTGCGGCCAAGCCGGACTATATCTTTCCTTACTACATTGTTCAGACCCTGCCGGCGGGGCTGAGGGGGCTTTTGATTGCGGCGATTTTTGCGGCGGCGATGAGCACCGTTTCGACGAGTTTAAATTCGGCGGCCACCCTGATTATGTCAGATTTCTTTCGACGATTCAAGGCGGATGCGACGGACCGGCAGTGTCTGAACGTTCTCTATTGGGCCACCGGCTTCTTCGGCCTGGTCGGCATCTTGGCGGCCTTCGTGATGAGCCGATTCGGCGAAGGATTCAAAACGTGGCAGACGCTGGCAGGCATTTTCAGCGGGGGCATGCTCGGGCTGTTTCTTCTGGGCTTGCTGTCCAGAAGGGCGGGGAATGCGGCAGGCGGAATCGCAACGGCGCTGGGAATCCTTCTGATTCTCTGGATGACGGTTTCCAAAATGTTCCCGGCCTTTTTCGGGCGTTTCAGCTATTCGTGGAACGATTTTCTGATTCCGGTGATTGGCACGGCAGCGATTCTTCTGACAGGTCTTGCCCTCAGCCGGGTCAAAGGAGCAAATGAAAAAGCACCTTGTCCGGAGGGACAAGGTGCTTGA
- a CDS encoding LamG domain-containing protein, whose protein sequence is MKTKMKILFVMMLSMSAASLATTVAYWDFEDGVAGQPFTPAGQPEGSGGSYDTVNHYMMRGWNDYWGPSWTDHTPTGAGLAMRNADYHQDGYSFDAGLVAWAPSQWTMECAVKLIGGIADNRWQTFIGRDGSADPGVDPESILYLQKTWDNYFRINFRTADGSRYLATSTFTMEQDKWYRIAATSDGSTLRLWVNGTPNSSAGWVLAAETPMGSGNNALALISANWTFGRGWYNTWFVDHINGYMDDIRFSDAALSPSEFLVPEPATMMLLGLGSLMLGRKRS, encoded by the coding sequence ATGAAGACAAAAATGAAGATTCTGTTTGTCATGATGCTTTCGATGAGTGCAGCGAGTCTGGCTACAACCGTAGCGTACTGGGATTTTGAGGATGGCGTGGCCGGCCAGCCGTTTACGCCGGCTGGACAGCCGGAAGGTTCCGGCGGCTCCTATGATACCGTCAATCACTATATGATGCGGGGCTGGAATGACTACTGGGGCCCGTCGTGGACGGACCATACCCCGACGGGGGCGGGTCTTGCCATGCGGAATGCCGACTATCATCAGGACGGCTATTCCTTCGATGCCGGGCTGGTAGCGTGGGCTCCGTCTCAGTGGACGATGGAATGCGCTGTAAAGCTGATCGGCGGAATTGCCGATAACCGCTGGCAGACCTTTATCGGCCGTGACGGCAGTGCCGACCCGGGTGTGGATCCGGAGTCGATTCTGTATCTGCAGAAGACGTGGGACAATTATTTCCGGATTAACTTCCGTACAGCCGACGGCAGTCGGTATCTTGCCACATCTACCTTTACGATGGAACAGGACAAGTGGTACCGAATTGCCGCTACCAGCGACGGAAGCACGCTTCGGCTGTGGGTCAACGGGACTCCCAACAGCAGCGCCGGCTGGGTTCTGGCCGCCGAAACACCAATGGGCAGCGGGAATAACGCACTGGCATTGATCAGTGCAAACTGGACGTTCGGACGCGGCTGGTACAACACCTGGTTTGTGGACCACATCAACGGCTATATGGATGACATTCGGTTTTCGGATGCTGCCCTCAGTCCGAGTGAGTTTCTGGTTCCGGAGCCGGCCACGATGATGCTGCTGGGACTCGGGTCTCTGATGCTGGGACGCAAGCGTTCCTAA
- a CDS encoding alpha-L-arabinofuranosidase C-terminal domain-containing protein: protein MRQLKGVCWSGRAAAAGMLLRIGAVVCTAQPLINLTVYTDRPTHSVSPMMYGLFFEDINFGADGGLYEEKVKNRSFEFPDGMMGWSILRQEGAKGEAAVVSKQPYKESDARALRITVEEPGRGFGVSNEGFRGIGLHQGREYYFTVFARVPSGTSMPLRIEAVSPSGAKVLEGSLEVKGADWAFYQITMKAAVTEPKANLNVLTMSKGTVDLDMISLFPVDTARQADRPIPGLRKDLVQLLAEVRPAFLRFPGGCIVEGSTLAVRYQWKNTIGDLRDRKTIINRWNTEFRHRLTPDYYQSFGLGFFEYFLLCEQIGAEPVPILNCGMACQFNSGEVCALDKLGPYVQDALDLIEFANGPADSTWGRVRVQMGHPKPFGLKYLGIGNEQWGPQYIERYKVFEKAIREKYPNIKLIAGCGSEPEIFPNGPAEIEYLWSQWRILKPDVVDEHFYRRYPRFFELLDHYDSYDRQGPKIFVGEYAAMSHGVASPENRNNLICALAEAAFLTGLERNGDVVVMTAYAPLSAHVDGWQWKPNLIWFDNLTCFGTPNYYVQKLFSHYKGTGYLKSEVKSEGPQRLYVSVTEEADGRVYLKAVNPSDKPISADIRLQGGKTFSPKAKVAVLAGRAEEENTLAHPQRVVPKESEFDGVGSRFAYEFAPYSLTVLTLKP, encoded by the coding sequence TTGAGACAGTTGAAAGGAGTTTGCTGGAGCGGCAGGGCGGCCGCAGCGGGGATGCTTTTGCGGATTGGGGCTGTTGTTTGTACGGCTCAGCCGCTGATCAATCTGACGGTTTATACAGACCGGCCGACCCATTCGGTCAGCCCGATGATGTACGGTCTTTTTTTTGAGGACATCAATTTCGGGGCGGACGGCGGTTTGTATGAAGAGAAGGTCAAGAACCGCTCGTTCGAATTTCCCGATGGAATGATGGGCTGGTCAATTCTCCGGCAGGAAGGGGCCAAGGGAGAGGCAGCCGTCGTTTCGAAACAGCCCTATAAAGAATCGGATGCCCGCGCTCTGCGAATCACCGTGGAGGAACCCGGAAGGGGGTTCGGCGTATCCAACGAGGGCTTTCGCGGCATCGGTCTTCATCAGGGCCGGGAGTATTATTTTACCGTTTTTGCCCGGGTTCCGAGCGGAACCTCTATGCCGCTTCGGATTGAGGCCGTATCTCCGTCAGGAGCCAAGGTGCTCGAGGGGTCCCTCGAGGTCAAAGGGGCGGATTGGGCCTTTTATCAGATTACGATGAAGGCGGCCGTCACGGAGCCGAAGGCCAACCTGAATGTGCTGACGATGTCGAAGGGGACGGTCGATTTGGATATGATTTCGCTGTTTCCGGTTGATACGGCCCGGCAGGCCGACCGTCCGATTCCGGGACTGCGGAAAGATTTGGTGCAGCTGCTGGCGGAGGTTCGGCCGGCCTTTCTGCGTTTTCCGGGCGGATGCATCGTGGAGGGCTCCACGCTGGCGGTTCGCTATCAGTGGAAAAACACCATCGGCGACCTTCGCGACCGCAAGACGATTATCAACCGGTGGAATACGGAGTTTCGTCACCGCCTCACACCGGATTATTATCAATCGTTCGGACTGGGCTTTTTTGAGTATTTTCTGCTCTGTGAGCAAATCGGGGCGGAGCCCGTTCCGATTCTCAACTGCGGAATGGCCTGTCAGTTTAATTCCGGCGAGGTCTGTGCGCTGGACAAACTCGGGCCCTACGTTCAGGATGCACTGGATTTGATTGAGTTTGCCAACGGGCCCGCTGACAGCACGTGGGGGCGGGTGCGGGTCCAAATGGGCCATCCGAAACCGTTCGGCTTAAAATACCTCGGAATCGGCAACGAGCAATGGGGGCCGCAGTATATCGAACGCTACAAGGTTTTTGAAAAGGCCATCCGTGAAAAATATCCGAATATCAAGCTGATTGCCGGCTGCGGCTCAGAGCCGGAGATTTTCCCCAACGGGCCGGCGGAGATTGAGTATCTCTGGTCGCAGTGGCGAATTTTAAAGCCCGATGTTGTCGATGAGCATTTCTATCGGCGCTATCCGCGGTTTTTTGAGCTGCTCGATCACTATGATTCCTATGACCGGCAGGGGCCGAAGATTTTTGTGGGCGAGTATGCGGCGATGTCGCACGGCGTTGCCAGTCCGGAAAACCGCAACAATCTGATTTGCGCCCTGGCGGAGGCGGCGTTTTTGACCGGTCTGGAACGCAACGGCGATGTGGTTGTGATGACGGCGTATGCGCCGCTATCGGCCCACGTGGACGGCTGGCAGTGGAAGCCGAATCTGATTTGGTTTGACAATCTGACCTGCTTTGGGACGCCGAATTATTATGTGCAGAAGCTGTTCAGTCATTACAAGGGAACGGGCTACCTGAAAAGCGAGGTGAAATCGGAAGGACCGCAGCGGCTGTATGTGTCGGTCACGGAAGAGGCGGACGGGCGGGTGTATCTGAAGGCGGTCAATCCGTCTGATAAACCGATTTCAGCGGACATTCGGCTGCAGGGAGGCAAGACGTTTTCCCCGAAGGCCAAAGTGGCTGTGCTTGCCGGCCGAGCGGAGGAGGAGAATACGCTTGCTCATCCGCAGCGGGTGGTTCCGAAAGAAAGCGAGTTTGACGGCGTCGGCAGCCGGTTTGCGTATGAGTTTGCCCCCTATTCGCTGACGGTGCTGACGCTGAAACCATAG
- a CDS encoding sigma-70 family RNA polymerase sigma factor, translating to MDKKDQYKSDEFLNLLMQKQMRIYAFILSVVRNFEDADDILQETVHTMWQKYEDCRPIEDFVAWGIQVAYYKILEYRKKKERNVHVDLHSGLFDQLMAATRTLDKEGEEVLEKLKRCLKQLSPRGRRFIELRYYQDLKPKQIAVLLGLSVLNVYKILSRIHSQLVQCVRMHP from the coding sequence GTGGACAAAAAAGACCAATATAAATCAGATGAATTTTTGAACCTGCTGATGCAGAAGCAGATGCGGATTTACGCTTTTATTCTCAGCGTGGTCCGCAACTTCGAAGATGCAGATGACATCCTGCAGGAAACGGTTCATACGATGTGGCAGAAATATGAAGACTGCCGGCCGATCGAGGATTTTGTGGCCTGGGGAATTCAGGTGGCCTATTACAAGATTCTCGAATACCGCAAGAAGAAAGAGCGGAATGTGCATGTGGATCTGCACAGCGGGCTGTTTGACCAGCTGATGGCGGCCACTCGAACACTGGATAAGGAGGGCGAGGAGGTGCTGGAGAAACTCAAACGGTGCCTCAAACAGCTCAGTCCCCGCGGCCGACGGTTTATCGAACTTCGCTATTATCAGGACCTCAAGCCCAAACAGATTGCCGTGCTGCTGGGGCTTTCCGTCCTGAATGTGTATAAAATTTTAAGCCGGATTCACAGCCAGTTGGTGCAGTGTGTCCGGATGCATCCATAG
- a CDS encoding family 43 glycosylhydrolase, whose amino-acid sequence MKRIVLLTILSCVPAAALAENPLFDGADPHAIWLEDRLYLYPTSARGRFYAYSSEDLLDWQRHGPIFIVSRIEWLTERKSGWAPCLIEKNGTFYFYYSLGPKPSHIGVAFGQSPLGPFTDSGRPLLSDHNDPNFEAIDPMVFQDPLSGKYYLYAGGSAGSTLRVFELTDDLLGLKQEIPVQTPPNFTEGVFIHYRNGLYYLSYSHGSWRHSSYSVHYAVSKSPLGPWDYKGPILVSSDRYKGPGHHSFVYVPPKDRWYIFYHRWENVEGDGPYSGSRKIAADLVEYESDGAIKPITMTPTGRSESSPIPKNSN is encoded by the coding sequence GTGAAACGGATAGTCCTCCTCACCATTCTTTCCTGCGTGCCGGCGGCGGCCCTGGCGGAAAACCCGCTCTTCGACGGGGCGGACCCGCACGCCATTTGGCTGGAAGACCGCCTTTACCTTTACCCCACTTCCGCACGGGGACGCTTTTATGCCTATTCCTCCGAAGACTTGCTTGACTGGCAGCGGCACGGACCGATTTTCATTGTCAGCCGAATCGAATGGCTTACAGAACGCAAAAGCGGCTGGGCCCCCTGTCTCATCGAAAAAAACGGCACCTTTTATTTTTACTATTCGCTCGGCCCCAAACCCTCCCACATCGGGGTTGCGTTCGGCCAAAGCCCGCTGGGACCTTTCACGGATTCCGGGCGGCCCCTGCTGTCCGACCACAATGACCCCAATTTCGAAGCGATTGACCCAATGGTCTTTCAAGACCCCCTATCCGGAAAATATTATCTTTATGCAGGCGGCAGCGCCGGTTCCACCCTGAGGGTTTTTGAATTGACGGATGACCTGCTCGGGCTCAAACAGGAAATCCCGGTGCAGACTCCGCCGAATTTTACCGAAGGCGTCTTTATCCATTATCGAAACGGCCTGTATTATCTTTCCTACAGCCACGGCAGCTGGCGGCATAGCTCCTATTCGGTCCATTATGCCGTCTCAAAAAGCCCTCTCGGTCCCTGGGACTACAAAGGACCAATCCTTGTCAGCAGCGACCGCTATAAAGGTCCCGGCCATCATTCTTTTGTTTATGTACCGCCCAAAGACCGCTGGTACATCTTTTATCATCGCTGGGAAAACGTCGAAGGAGACGGCCCCTACTCCGGCAGCCGAAAAATCGCCGCAGACCTTGTGGAATACGAGTCCGACGGGGCTATCAAACCTATCACAATGACCCCGACAGGCAGGTCGGAATCGTCTCCAATTCCAAAAAATTCGAATTAA
- a CDS encoding glycoside hydrolase family 43 protein, with the protein MHHIKAGQNSAAAVLFAFLSGIAALADNPVITHKFTADPAAMVYNDTVYLYTGHDECPDRQNRYVMHEWLCFSSTDMVHWTEHPVPLRVSDFQWAQDDAWASQIVHRDGKFYWYVAVSHKTIPGKAIGVAVSDSPTGPFKDARGSALITNDMTTDVSISWDDIDPTVFIDEDGQAYLFWGNTKCRWVKLKPNMIELDGPIHTIDSLPHFTEAPWIHKHGGWYYLSYAYQFPEKTAYAMSKSITGPWEFKGILNELAGNCNTNHQAIIEYKGKHYFIYHTGGIQPNGGSFRRSVCIDYLYYNPDGTLKRVLMTTEGVQPAQ; encoded by the coding sequence ATGCATCACATCAAAGCCGGTCAAAATTCAGCCGCTGCTGTTCTTTTTGCCTTTCTGTCCGGAATTGCCGCCCTCGCGGACAATCCCGTTATCACGCACAAATTCACCGCTGACCCGGCAGCAATGGTTTATAACGACACAGTCTATCTATACACCGGCCACGACGAATGCCCCGACCGGCAAAACCGCTATGTCATGCATGAATGGCTGTGCTTTTCCTCCACCGACATGGTTCACTGGACCGAACATCCGGTCCCCCTGCGGGTGAGCGATTTCCAATGGGCGCAGGATGATGCCTGGGCTTCGCAGATCGTCCACCGCGACGGCAAATTTTATTGGTACGTCGCCGTCTCCCACAAAACCATCCCCGGCAAGGCCATCGGCGTAGCCGTTTCGGACAGCCCCACCGGCCCCTTCAAAGATGCCCGCGGTTCAGCCCTGATTACCAACGATATGACCACAGACGTGAGCATCTCCTGGGATGACATCGACCCGACCGTCTTTATCGATGAGGACGGCCAGGCATACCTGTTTTGGGGCAATACGAAATGCCGCTGGGTTAAACTCAAGCCCAACATGATTGAACTGGACGGTCCTATCCACACAATTGACAGTCTGCCTCATTTCACGGAAGCCCCCTGGATTCACAAACATGGCGGCTGGTATTACTTGTCCTATGCCTATCAATTCCCGGAAAAGACCGCCTATGCGATGAGCAAAAGCATTACCGGGCCGTGGGAGTTTAAGGGCATTCTGAATGAACTGGCAGGCAACTGCAATACCAATCACCAGGCCATCATCGAATACAAAGGCAAACACTACTTCATCTACCACACCGGCGGCATTCAGCCGAATGGAGGCAGTTTCCGCCGTTCCGTGTGTATTGATTATCTTTATTACAACCCGGACGGCACGCTCAAACGAGTCCTTATGACCACCGAAGGCGTTCAGCCCGCTCAATAA